The Marinobacter subterrani genome has a segment encoding these proteins:
- the rimP gene encoding ribosome maturation factor RimP, giving the protein MSAKLKQLEDILRPVIEGLGYEFWGIEFRSQGHHSLLRVFIDDAENGIGIEDCEKVSRQISGVMDVEDPIQTEYTLEVSSPGMDRPLFRLEQYEAFAGHQVQIRLRMAFEGRRKFQGLIKGVEGDDVVVVVDDHEYLLPFDSIEKAHIVPVFE; this is encoded by the coding sequence TTGTCAGCCAAGCTTAAGCAACTGGAAGACATTCTTCGGCCTGTAATTGAGGGCCTGGGGTATGAGTTCTGGGGCATTGAATTCCGCTCACAGGGCCATCATTCCCTGCTGCGAGTGTTTATTGATGATGCTGAAAATGGCATCGGTATCGAGGACTGCGAAAAAGTCAGTCGCCAGATCAGCGGTGTGATGGATGTGGAAGACCCCATTCAGACCGAATACACACTGGAGGTTTCATCCCCTGGGATGGATCGCCCGCTGTTTCGTCTGGAGCAATACGAAGCCTTTGCCGGCCACCAGGTTCAGATCCGTCTCCGGATGGCTTTTGAGGGGCGCCGGAAGTTCCAGGGGCTGATCAAGGGCGTTGAAGGAGATGATGTGGTGGTGGTCGTCGATGACCACGAATATCTGTTGCCTTTCGACAGCATCGAGAAGGCCCACATCGTACCGGTATTCGAATGA
- the rbfA gene encoding 30S ribosome-binding factor RbfA translates to MPREFSRIDRIGDQMQRELAQLIQREVKDPRVGMVTVNAVKVSRDLGYADIYVSLLSTEELTEESPEVKESIAVLNKAAGFLRGQVGRAMKLRVVPQLRFHFDTLQGYSRKIDSLIREAVGDRPAVDRDGDEDQDDPERNA, encoded by the coding sequence ATGCCAAGAGAGTTCAGCCGGATTGATCGCATCGGCGATCAGATGCAGCGGGAACTGGCCCAGCTCATCCAGCGGGAAGTCAAGGACCCGCGGGTGGGCATGGTCACGGTCAACGCGGTCAAGGTCAGCCGTGACCTTGGCTATGCCGACATCTATGTGTCCCTGCTTTCCACCGAAGAACTGACGGAAGAATCTCCGGAGGTCAAAGAATCGATTGCCGTACTCAACAAGGCGGCTGGTTTTCTTCGCGGGCAGGTAGGGCGAGCCATGAAACTGCGGGTTGTACCGCAACTACGGTTCCATTTTGACACCCTGCAGGGCTACAGCCGCAAGATTGACAGCCTCATTCGCGAAGCGGTTGGCGACAGGCCTGCCGTGGACCGTGACGGGGACGAAGACCAGGACGATCCGGAGCGTAACGCTTGA
- the secG gene encoding preprotein translocase subunit SecG yields MDWVETLVVVVHVVIAVTLVGLVLIQQGKGADAGAAFGGGASQTVFGSQGSGSFLTRFTTLLAIIFFVTSFSLAVFAKQRAELAGQAGIPVVEESAAKAPADKAAESGKASTGETGSGESTLPTLE; encoded by the coding sequence ATGGATTGGGTAGAAACGCTGGTAGTCGTTGTGCACGTCGTGATTGCGGTGACGCTGGTGGGTCTGGTGCTGATTCAGCAGGGCAAGGGTGCCGACGCGGGCGCCGCCTTTGGTGGTGGCGCGTCCCAGACAGTATTTGGCAGCCAGGGCAGTGGCAGTTTTCTGACCCGTTTTACCACTCTGCTCGCGATCATCTTTTTTGTAACAAGTTTCTCTCTGGCTGTCTTTGCCAAGCAGCGGGCCGAGCTGGCCGGGCAAGCGGGTATTCCTGTTGTTGAGGAATCCGCTGCCAAAGCGCCGGCTGACAAGGCCGCTGAAAGTGGCAAAGCGTCCACCGGAGAAACCGGGAGCGGGGAGTCAACTCTCCCCACTCTCGAGTAA
- the truB gene encoding tRNA pseudouridine(55) synthase TruB: MSRRRKGRDVNGILVIDKPPGVTSNGILQQVKRLYGAAKAGHTGALDPLATGVLPLCFGEATKFSQMMLDSDKAYIATARLGIRTETGDSEGAIVAEKPVPAGLTADVLEPVLDGFRGEIQQIPSMYSALKHKGRPLYEYAREGIVVERPARPVTIYQLTLLDIRENELDIAVSCTKGTYIRSLVEDIGDALGCGAHVTALRRTMASGFTLANAHVVSDLEATRERGESLDGLLVAPDAALSMFPEHHLAGVALVSILNGQPVRIPGQSHEGFLRLYAKENANESFVGLAEAFPEGEETMLVPRRLVKSSGKR; encoded by the coding sequence TTGAGTCGCAGACGCAAGGGCCGTGACGTCAACGGTATTCTGGTGATCGACAAGCCGCCGGGTGTCACCTCCAATGGCATTCTGCAGCAGGTGAAGCGCCTTTATGGTGCGGCCAAGGCCGGCCACACCGGCGCGCTCGACCCGCTGGCCACCGGGGTTTTACCCCTGTGTTTCGGCGAGGCCACCAAGTTCTCCCAGATGATGCTGGACAGCGACAAGGCTTACATTGCCACGGCTCGGCTCGGCATCCGTACCGAAACCGGTGACAGTGAGGGCGCTATCGTTGCCGAGAAGCCGGTACCCGCTGGTCTGACCGCGGATGTTCTGGAGCCGGTGCTGGACGGGTTCCGCGGCGAGATCCAGCAGATTCCCTCGATGTACTCGGCGCTCAAACACAAGGGCCGCCCGCTCTATGAGTATGCCCGGGAGGGCATTGTAGTGGAGCGCCCGGCCCGGCCGGTGACCATCTACCAACTGACATTGCTGGACATTCGGGAGAATGAGCTGGATATCGCTGTCAGCTGTACCAAGGGTACGTACATTCGCTCACTGGTGGAGGATATTGGCGATGCCCTCGGGTGTGGTGCCCATGTCACCGCCCTGCGCCGCACCATGGCCTCGGGGTTTACTCTTGCCAATGCCCATGTGGTCAGCGATCTGGAAGCCACGCGTGAGCGGGGCGAGAGTCTGGATGGCCTGCTGGTGGCCCCGGATGCCGCGCTGTCGATGTTCCCGGAGCACCACTTGGCCGGGGTGGCGCTGGTGTCGATATTGAACGGACAACCGGTTAGAATACCGGGTCAGTCCCATGAAGGTTTCTTGCGTCTCTATGCAAAGGAGAACGCTAACGAAAGTTTTGTCGGGCTGGCAGAAGCATTCCCGGAAGGCGAGGAGACCATGCTGGTCCCGCGCCGACTGGTGAAAAGCAGCGGTAAGCGTTAG
- a CDS encoding alpha/beta hydrolase — protein MASRTPRLLLKPGAARLAGLALALLLLPGCSSLFFYPDRVTYITPDRLNLAYDDIYIDTADGERLHGWWLPAESPESPARGTVYFLHGNAQNISSHILNVAWLPENGYNVFTIDYRGYGKSTGDPNIQGALHDVESGLRWLGSQPGVTGKPVFLLGQSLGGALALPLASEWVKRQQQPRLDGVILDSTFAGFRKIAREKLDAFWLTWPFQIPLSWTIPAEYEGVARIDDISPVPVMVIHSVRDGIIPFHHGAALYEAAEEPKEFLQTDTPHGATFVIPGYREEVLRFMNTAE, from the coding sequence ATGGCAAGCCGGACTCCACGCCTACTTCTAAAACCCGGCGCAGCCCGCCTCGCCGGGCTTGCGCTCGCACTCCTGCTGCTGCCCGGTTGCAGCAGTCTGTTCTTCTATCCGGACCGGGTCACCTACATCACCCCGGACCGCCTGAATCTCGCCTACGACGATATCTACATCGATACCGCCGACGGCGAGAGGCTCCACGGCTGGTGGCTGCCCGCAGAATCGCCTGAAAGCCCAGCCAGGGGCACGGTTTACTTCCTCCACGGCAATGCCCAGAACATCAGCAGCCACATCCTCAACGTCGCCTGGTTGCCGGAAAATGGCTACAACGTCTTTACCATCGATTACCGGGGCTACGGCAAATCCACCGGCGACCCGAACATCCAAGGCGCCCTCCACGACGTGGAAAGCGGGCTGCGCTGGTTGGGGAGCCAACCAGGAGTGACAGGCAAACCGGTCTTCCTGCTGGGCCAGAGCCTGGGCGGTGCTCTCGCCCTCCCGCTGGCCAGTGAATGGGTCAAACGCCAACAACAGCCCCGCCTCGATGGCGTGATACTGGACAGCACCTTTGCCGGCTTCCGTAAAATTGCCCGGGAGAAGCTTGATGCCTTCTGGTTAACCTGGCCGTTCCAGATTCCGTTGAGCTGGACCATTCCCGCGGAATACGAAGGCGTGGCGCGCATCGACGACATCAGCCCGGTTCCGGTGATGGTTATTCACAGTGTCCGGGATGGCATTATTCCGTTTCACCATGGGGCAGCTCTGTACGAAGCTGCGGAGGAGCCGAAAGAGTTTTTGCAGACGGATACGCCGCATGGGGCGACGTTCGTGATTCCGGGGTATCGGGAAGAGGTACTTCGTTTCATGAATACGGCTGAATAA
- the tpiA gene encoding triose-phosphate isomerase, which translates to MRRKIVAGNWKMNGSKDLARSLVSYVRSRVASLDNGVEVVIVPPAIYVGDVAESADDILAFGVQNVGQWASGAYTGEISAEMAGDQGCRYALVGHSERRQIFGETDNVVAAKVARLVGNKLNAIVCVGETLEEREAGKAESVVADQVRHGLAAVSRDQWSCIVVAYEPVWAIGTGKTATAQDAQAMHASIRKVLSEMGAPAEDISLLYGGSVKADNAAALFAEPDIDGGLIGGASLVAEDFVSICRAVPAGT; encoded by the coding sequence ATGCGTCGTAAGATCGTAGCCGGAAACTGGAAAATGAACGGGTCGAAAGACCTGGCCCGGTCGCTGGTGAGCTATGTGCGATCCCGGGTCGCCAGCCTGGATAACGGTGTCGAGGTCGTTATTGTCCCGCCCGCAATTTATGTCGGGGACGTGGCTGAGAGCGCCGATGACATCCTGGCATTCGGGGTTCAGAACGTAGGGCAATGGGCGTCCGGGGCCTACACAGGCGAGATCTCTGCAGAGATGGCAGGCGATCAGGGTTGTCGTTACGCTCTGGTCGGCCACTCCGAGCGACGGCAGATCTTTGGTGAAACCGACAATGTGGTAGCCGCCAAAGTGGCGCGTCTCGTCGGTAACAAGCTGAATGCCATTGTCTGTGTCGGTGAAACGCTTGAAGAGCGTGAAGCTGGCAAGGCAGAGTCGGTTGTTGCTGATCAGGTCCGGCATGGTCTGGCGGCGGTCAGTCGGGATCAATGGTCTTGCATTGTGGTAGCGTACGAGCCCGTATGGGCCATAGGTACCGGCAAAACAGCCACTGCGCAGGACGCTCAGGCCATGCACGCCTCAATTCGGAAGGTGCTGTCTGAGATGGGCGCGCCAGCAGAAGACATATCCCTGCTTTACGGGGGCAGTGTAAAAGCGGATAATGCAGCCGCGCTTTTTGCCGAGCCGGATATTGACGGCGGTCTGATCGGCGGCGCGTCTCTGGTAGCAGAAGATTTTGTGAGTATTTGCCGGGCTGTTCCGGCGGGTACCTGA
- the infB gene encoding translation initiation factor IF-2 encodes MAEVTVKQLAEDVGAPVDRLLKQIVEAGLKARSEGDAVSSDEKQQLLAYLRKTHGEADAEPRKITLKRKTTTTLKAGKAKTVNVEVRKRRTYIKRAELQPEAEAQQPEELAAERAPEQAATEEAPKVAAEQAPQAGSEKPAPEEATAPEAAEPKKDAEPTKAAEPEPVPAPEDMPMPPPEGEGKDRKPKKKKEKVRERGDETEEGKPKKKQAGHRGPRSRPVEEPLVISEDEEDTTLRKPLRAKKKPKEKRHGFERPTKPMVREVEIPETITVGDLAQRMAVKSGDVIKTLMGMGVMATINQALDQETAVLVTEELGHKARTVSDDAFEEEVLSEFAFEGGEKTKRAPVVSVMGHVDHGKTSLLDYIRRTKVASGESGGITQHIGAYHVETGHGMVSFLDTPGHAAFTAMRARGAQCTDIVVLVVAADDGVMPQTKEAVQHARSAGVPIVVAMNKMDKEAADPDRIKTELAGMEVIPEDWGGDVQFVPVSAHTGEGIDDLLEALLLQAEILELQAVTDAPAKGVVVESSLERGRGSVATVLVQNGTLRQGDMVVAGAYFGKVRAMTDEAGKQVKEAGPSIPVEILGLNGTPDAGDEFFAVADEKKAKELAEFRQTREREQRLQRQQAAKLENLFENMGKDEVKTLNVVLKTDVRGSLEAITKALQDLGNDEVQVKIVSSGVGGIAETDVSLAMATNAVIFGFNVRADTASKRLVEQEGLDLRYYSIIYNLIDDVKAALTGMLAPEFREDIVGIADVRDVFRSPKFGQVAGCMVIEGTVYRNKPIRVLRDNVVIFEGELESLRRFKDDVPEVRNGMECGIGVKGYDVKVGDQIEVFDRVRVERKLESTGA; translated from the coding sequence ATGGCTGAAGTAACGGTAAAACAACTGGCCGAAGACGTAGGCGCTCCCGTGGATCGTTTGCTCAAGCAGATTGTGGAAGCTGGCCTGAAGGCCCGCTCCGAAGGCGACGCTGTCTCCAGCGATGAGAAGCAGCAGTTGCTGGCCTATTTGAGAAAGACCCACGGTGAGGCTGATGCCGAGCCGCGCAAGATTACCCTGAAGCGTAAGACAACCACCACGCTCAAGGCGGGCAAGGCGAAAACCGTCAATGTCGAGGTTCGCAAGCGCCGCACCTATATCAAACGGGCTGAACTGCAGCCTGAAGCGGAAGCGCAGCAACCGGAAGAGCTTGCTGCTGAGCGGGCGCCGGAACAGGCGGCGACAGAGGAAGCGCCGAAAGTGGCCGCCGAGCAGGCTCCGCAGGCAGGGTCTGAAAAGCCGGCACCGGAAGAGGCGACGGCACCGGAAGCGGCTGAGCCCAAGAAAGACGCAGAGCCCACGAAAGCGGCAGAGCCCGAGCCGGTTCCTGCTCCGGAAGATATGCCGATGCCGCCGCCCGAGGGCGAAGGCAAGGACCGCAAGCCGAAGAAGAAGAAAGAAAAAGTTCGCGAGCGTGGCGACGAGACCGAAGAAGGCAAGCCCAAGAAGAAGCAGGCTGGCCATCGTGGTCCCCGCAGCCGTCCGGTGGAAGAGCCGCTGGTTATCTCTGAAGATGAGGAAGATACCACGCTGCGCAAGCCGCTACGTGCGAAAAAGAAACCCAAAGAGAAGCGTCATGGCTTCGAGAGGCCGACCAAACCAATGGTCAGAGAAGTAGAGATTCCGGAAACGATTACCGTGGGCGATCTTGCTCAGCGTATGGCGGTCAAATCAGGTGACGTTATCAAGACCCTGATGGGAATGGGCGTTATGGCCACCATCAACCAGGCGCTGGATCAGGAAACTGCTGTTCTGGTTACTGAAGAGCTGGGTCACAAAGCCAGGACCGTGAGCGACGATGCCTTCGAAGAGGAGGTTCTGAGTGAATTCGCTTTCGAGGGTGGCGAGAAAACCAAGCGCGCACCGGTTGTGAGTGTGATGGGGCATGTCGACCATGGCAAAACCTCACTGCTCGACTACATTCGCCGCACCAAGGTGGCATCGGGCGAATCCGGTGGTATTACCCAGCACATCGGTGCCTATCACGTGGAAACGGGGCACGGCATGGTGTCCTTCCTGGATACCCCGGGCCACGCCGCATTTACTGCGATGCGCGCCCGTGGTGCCCAGTGCACCGATATCGTGGTGCTGGTCGTTGCCGCCGATGACGGTGTTATGCCCCAGACCAAGGAAGCGGTCCAGCATGCGCGTTCAGCCGGTGTGCCTATTGTTGTTGCCATGAACAAGATGGACAAGGAAGCGGCGGATCCGGATCGCATCAAGACCGAACTCGCCGGAATGGAAGTGATTCCCGAGGATTGGGGCGGAGACGTCCAGTTCGTGCCGGTGTCTGCGCATACCGGTGAGGGTATCGACGATCTGCTGGAGGCGCTGCTGCTGCAGGCGGAAATCCTGGAGCTGCAGGCGGTAACCGACGCACCGGCCAAGGGTGTTGTGGTCGAGTCCAGCCTCGAACGTGGCCGTGGCTCCGTTGCCACCGTTCTGGTTCAGAACGGTACCCTGCGCCAGGGTGACATGGTGGTTGCCGGTGCCTACTTCGGTAAGGTCCGTGCGATGACCGACGAAGCCGGCAAGCAGGTCAAGGAAGCCGGCCCGTCAATCCCGGTCGAAATCCTCGGCCTGAACGGCACTCCGGATGCTGGTGATGAGTTCTTCGCCGTGGCCGACGAGAAGAAGGCCAAGGAACTGGCCGAGTTCCGCCAGACCCGCGAGCGAGAGCAGCGGCTCCAGCGCCAGCAGGCGGCGAAACTTGAGAACCTGTTCGAGAACATGGGCAAGGACGAGGTCAAGACCCTCAATGTCGTGCTCAAGACCGACGTGCGTGGTTCCCTGGAAGCGATCACCAAGGCCCTGCAGGACCTTGGCAATGATGAAGTCCAGGTGAAGATCGTGTCCTCTGGCGTGGGTGGTATTGCCGAGACCGACGTCAGCCTGGCCATGGCGACCAACGCCGTTATCTTCGGCTTCAACGTTCGTGCCGACACGGCGTCCAAGCGTCTGGTTGAGCAGGAAGGCCTGGATCTTCGCTACTACAGCATCATCTACAACCTGATTGATGATGTGAAGGCAGCCCTGACCGGCATGCTGGCTCCGGAATTCCGTGAGGACATTGTCGGCATCGCCGACGTCCGCGACGTGTTCCGTTCACCCAAGTTTGGCCAGGTCGCCGGCTGTATGGTCATCGAAGGTACGGTGTACCGGAACAAGCCGATCCGTGTCTTGCGGGACAACGTGGTTATCTTTGAAGGCGAGCTGGAATCCCTGCGTCGCTTCAAGGATGACGTACCGGAGGTCCGTAACGGCATGGAGTGCGGCATTGGCGTCAAGGGTTACGACGTGAAGGTCGGTGACCAGATCGAAGTGTTCGATCGCGTCCGGGTCGAGCGCAAGCTTGAGTCCACCGGCGCGTGA
- the pnp gene encoding polyribonucleotide nucleotidyltransferase, protein MQEFFVDLKPFKKSFELGGKTVTLETGRIARQATGSVLVTVDDISVLGTVVGAKEAKPGQPFFPLTVNYFEKTYAVGKIPGGFFKREGRPSEKETLTSRLIDRPIRPLFPNGFMNEVQVITTVMSSSKNQDPDIAAMLSASAALAISGIPFDGPIGASRVGYTNERGYFLNPTFEELQTSLLDMVVAGTEDAVLMVESEAKGLTEDQMLGGVLYAHQEMQVAVAAIKEFAAEIGKPRWDWQPEPENTDLLNTVKSEASAAIEEAYSIRDKMERYARLGEIKTALVDKLAGEEEGQPSSDDVKKYFGKVEKSIVRNQVIEGKPRIDGRDNKTVRPIEIEVGILPSVHGSALFTRGETQAIVTTTLGTSRDVQIIDALEGERKDPFLFHYNFPPYSVGEAGRVGSPGRREVGHGRLAKRGVLAVMPTLEEFPYAIRSVSEITESNGSSSMASVCGSSLALMDAGVPIKAPVAGIAMGLVKEGDKFAILTDILGDEDHLGDMDFKVAGTQEGVTALQMDIKINGITDEIMELALEQAHAARLHILGEMNKVISAPRAELSARAPSITTIKINPEKIRDVIGKGGSMIRSICDETGASIDLDDDGNVKIYADNQEAAQAAVNRVKEITAEIEVGAIYKGRVERIVDFGAFVNILPGKDGLVHISQISDRRIENVTDELSEGQEVLVKVLDVDNRGRVKLSMKEIKEGDEPTDFSA, encoded by the coding sequence ATGCAGGAGTTTTTTGTGGATCTGAAACCTTTCAAGAAATCATTTGAGCTTGGCGGCAAGACCGTCACTCTGGAAACCGGACGTATCGCCCGCCAGGCGACCGGTTCCGTGCTGGTCACCGTTGATGACATTTCCGTTCTCGGTACGGTTGTCGGCGCCAAGGAAGCCAAGCCGGGTCAGCCGTTCTTCCCGCTGACCGTAAACTACTTCGAGAAGACCTACGCCGTGGGCAAAATCCCCGGTGGCTTCTTCAAGCGTGAAGGTCGTCCTTCCGAGAAGGAAACCCTGACCTCCCGCCTGATCGACCGTCCGATTCGTCCGCTGTTCCCGAACGGCTTCATGAACGAAGTCCAGGTCATCACCACGGTTATGTCGTCCAGCAAGAACCAGGATCCGGATATTGCTGCGATGCTGTCTGCCTCGGCGGCGCTGGCCATTTCCGGTATCCCCTTTGACGGCCCCATCGGTGCTTCCCGGGTTGGCTACACCAACGAGCGTGGCTACTTCCTGAACCCGACCTTCGAAGAACTGCAAACCTCCCTGCTGGACATGGTTGTTGCCGGTACCGAAGACGCAGTTCTGATGGTGGAGTCCGAAGCCAAGGGCCTGACCGAAGACCAGATGCTGGGCGGTGTACTGTATGCCCACCAGGAAATGCAGGTGGCCGTTGCCGCGATCAAGGAATTTGCCGCTGAAATCGGCAAGCCCCGCTGGGACTGGCAGCCGGAGCCGGAAAACACCGATCTGCTGAACACCGTGAAGTCCGAAGCCTCTGCCGCCATTGAGGAAGCCTACAGCATCCGCGACAAGATGGAGCGCTACGCGCGTCTGGGCGAAATCAAGACCGCACTGGTTGACAAGCTCGCCGGTGAAGAGGAAGGCCAGCCGTCTTCCGATGACGTCAAGAAGTATTTCGGCAAGGTGGAGAAGTCCATCGTCCGTAATCAGGTTATCGAAGGCAAACCGCGGATCGACGGTCGCGACAACAAGACTGTGCGTCCGATCGAAATCGAAGTGGGTATCCTGCCCAGCGTTCACGGCTCAGCCCTGTTCACCCGTGGCGAGACCCAGGCCATCGTGACCACCACGCTGGGTACCTCCCGCGATGTGCAGATCATTGATGCCCTGGAAGGAGAGCGCAAGGATCCGTTCCTGTTCCACTACAACTTCCCTCCGTACTCCGTAGGCGAAGCGGGCCGTGTCGGCTCACCGGGCCGTCGTGAAGTCGGTCACGGTCGCTTGGCCAAGCGCGGCGTTCTGGCGGTCATGCCGACCCTGGAAGAGTTTCCGTACGCTATTCGCTCTGTTTCCGAGATCACTGAATCCAACGGTTCCAGCTCCATGGCCTCGGTCTGTGGCTCCAGCCTCGCGCTGATGGACGCCGGTGTGCCGATCAAGGCACCGGTTGCCGGTATCGCCATGGGCCTGGTCAAGGAAGGCGACAAGTTCGCGATTCTGACCGACATCCTGGGTGACGAGGATCATCTGGGTGACATGGATTTCAAGGTTGCCGGTACCCAGGAGGGTGTAACCGCCCTGCAGATGGATATCAAGATCAACGGCATTACCGACGAGATCATGGAACTGGCCCTTGAGCAGGCCCACGCAGCGCGTCTGCACATCCTGGGCGAGATGAACAAGGTCATCTCTGCACCCCGTGCCGAGCTGTCTGCCCGTGCACCGAGCATCACCACCATCAAGATCAATCCGGAGAAAATCCGTGACGTAATCGGTAAGGGCGGCTCCATGATTCGCTCGATCTGTGACGAGACCGGTGCCTCCATTGATCTGGATGACGATGGCAACGTGAAGATCTACGCCGACAACCAGGAAGCGGCCCAGGCGGCCGTCAACCGGGTCAAGGAAATCACGGCGGAAATCGAGGTAGGTGCTATCTACAAGGGCCGCGTTGAGCGCATTGTCGACTTCGGTGCCTTTGTGAACATCCTGCCCGGCAAGGATGGTCTGGTGCACATTTCCCAGATCTCTGATCGCCGCATCGAGAACGTGACTGACGAGCTGAGCGAAGGTCAGGAAGTTCTGGTGAAGGTGCTGGACGTGGATAACCGTGGCCGGGTCAAGCTGTCCATGAAGGAAATCAAGGAAGGCGACGAGCCGACCGATTTCTCTGCCTGA
- the nusA gene encoding transcription termination factor NusA, with product MSKEILLVVESVSNEKGVEKDVIFEAIELALATAAKKRFDDEEADIRVSIDRKTGEYETFRRWLVVDNDAVPALGTELTLQEAEEIDKALKPGDIHEEKIESEAFGRIGAQAAKQIIFQKVREAERMKIVDSYRDRVGELVSGTVKKVTRDNVIVDLGSNAEALLPREHLIPRETFRMGDRVRSLLLEIRTDHRGPQLVLSRTAPQMLIELFRIEVPEIAEELIEIRGAARDPGSRAKIAVKTNDRRIDPVGACVGMRGSRVQAVSNELGGERVDIVLWDDNPAQLVINAMAPAEVASIVMDEDRHTMEVAVAEDNLAQAIGRNGQNVRLATELTGWTLNVMTEEEAGERQEQEYSRLVEHFTGNLDVDEEFAGVLIEEGFTSIEEVAYVPMEEMLAIEGFDEETVTELRRRAKDVLLNQALASEEALEGAEPAEDLLGMDGMDRGLAFKLAGMGVRTMEDLAEQSVGDLLEIDGMDEERAGQLIMTARAPWFEDQA from the coding sequence ATGAGTAAAGAGATCTTGCTGGTGGTTGAATCCGTCTCGAACGAGAAAGGTGTCGAGAAGGATGTGATTTTTGAAGCGATCGAGCTGGCACTGGCCACCGCTGCCAAAAAGCGCTTTGATGATGAAGAAGCGGATATCCGGGTGTCGATCGACCGGAAAACCGGCGAGTACGAAACCTTCCGTCGTTGGCTGGTTGTGGACAACGATGCGGTTCCTGCGCTGGGCACAGAGCTTACCTTGCAGGAAGCCGAGGAGATTGACAAAGCGCTGAAGCCAGGTGATATCCACGAAGAGAAAATCGAATCCGAGGCGTTCGGACGGATCGGCGCCCAGGCGGCCAAGCAGATTATCTTCCAGAAGGTTCGTGAAGCTGAACGGATGAAAATCGTCGACAGCTACCGCGACCGTGTTGGTGAGCTGGTGTCTGGTACGGTCAAGAAAGTGACTCGTGACAATGTTATTGTTGATCTGGGTAGTAACGCCGAGGCACTGCTGCCCCGGGAGCACCTGATTCCCCGGGAAACCTTCCGTATGGGCGACCGGGTGCGGTCGCTGCTTCTGGAGATCCGTACCGATCACCGCGGCCCCCAGCTTGTCCTGAGTCGTACTGCGCCGCAGATGCTGATCGAGCTGTTCCGAATCGAGGTTCCTGAAATCGCAGAAGAACTGATCGAGATCCGTGGCGCTGCAAGGGATCCCGGCTCCCGGGCCAAGATCGCAGTGAAAACCAATGATCGCCGTATCGACCCCGTTGGCGCCTGTGTTGGTATGCGTGGTTCACGCGTTCAGGCCGTGTCCAACGAGCTTGGCGGTGAGCGTGTCGATATCGTGCTCTGGGACGACAACCCGGCTCAGTTGGTGATCAACGCCATGGCTCCGGCGGAAGTTGCGTCCATCGTCATGGACGAAGACCGGCACACCATGGAAGTGGCTGTGGCGGAAGACAACCTGGCACAGGCTATCGGCCGCAACGGACAGAACGTTCGCCTGGCGACCGAGCTGACTGGCTGGACCCTGAACGTGATGACCGAGGAAGAGGCCGGTGAGCGTCAGGAGCAGGAGTACAGTCGGCTTGTCGAGCATTTCACCGGTAATCTGGATGTGGATGAAGAGTTCGCCGGTGTGCTGATTGAGGAAGGGTTTACCTCGATCGAAGAGGTGGCCTATGTGCCAATGGAAGAGATGCTGGCGATCGAAGGATTTGACGAAGAGACCGTCACTGAACTGCGCCGTCGTGCCAAGGACGTCCTGCTGAACCAGGCGCTGGCAAGCGAGGAAGCACTTGAGGGTGCCGAGCCGGCAGAGGATCTTCTGGGTATGGACGGCATGGACCGTGGCCTGGCCTTCAAACTGGCCGGCATGGGTGTGCGCACCATGGAAGATCTGGCAGAGCAGTCGGTAGGCGACCTGCTCGAAATCGACGGTATGGATGAAGAGCGTGCCGGTCAACTTATCATGACCGCACGTGCCCCCTGGTTTGAAGACCAGGCTTAA
- the rpsO gene encoding 30S ribosomal protein S15 produces the protein MALSANEKAQIVNDYQQGEGDTGSPEVQVALLSANINKLQDHFKANKQDHHSRRGLIRMVNQRRKLLDYLKRKNADRYLELIQRLGLRR, from the coding sequence ATGGCACTTTCTGCCAATGAGAAAGCACAGATCGTTAATGATTATCAGCAGGGTGAAGGCGACACCGGTTCTCCTGAAGTTCAGGTTGCACTGCTCAGCGCCAACATCAACAAACTGCAGGATCACTTCAAGGCCAACAAGCAGGATCACCACTCCCGCCGTGGTCTGATCCGGATGGTAAACCAGCGTCGTAAGCTGCTGGACTACCTCAAGCGCAAGAACGCTGACCGTTACCTGGAGCTCATCCAGCGTCTGGGTCTGCGTCGCTGA